A DNA window from Luteolibacter luteus contains the following coding sequences:
- a CDS encoding AraC family transcriptional regulator translates to MPNSIIKPHIQQLAGSGNSLKHLVIERCFEAANTEYPSDYKPPSRHLIVAPATRQAALSWTRDGTGARVRSDFGPGDLILNPRGCSAHCQWGQDTQLILVAIDPSSVPEICGELEVPIIEVPKLFHFKDGAIHRTTQRLISCFETTSPPLLEAQTLERMLIRQVIDKCRKIYEKKHPLSKVKLIKVHDFIHDRLAATITIDDLASVAGYSPSRFLVLFRNATGFSPHQYVMQQRLERARELILRTDLPINAIAAECGFSDQSHLIRLFKRHTGFTPNRFRK, encoded by the coding sequence ATGCCGAACTCAATCATCAAGCCCCACATTCAACAACTCGCGGGCAGCGGCAACAGTTTGAAACACCTTGTCATTGAGCGGTGCTTTGAAGCCGCCAATACGGAATATCCATCGGACTACAAACCTCCCTCGCGGCATCTCATCGTAGCCCCTGCTACCCGGCAGGCAGCCCTATCGTGGACCCGTGATGGAACCGGAGCCAGGGTTCGCAGCGATTTCGGGCCCGGGGATCTCATCCTCAATCCACGCGGCTGTTCCGCGCACTGCCAGTGGGGCCAGGACACGCAGTTGATTCTGGTGGCTATCGATCCATCGAGCGTCCCGGAAATCTGCGGGGAGCTGGAGGTTCCCATCATTGAGGTCCCGAAGCTTTTCCACTTCAAGGACGGTGCAATTCACCGTACCACCCAGAGGCTCATCTCCTGCTTCGAGACGACCAGCCCTCCTCTGTTGGAGGCCCAGACCTTGGAGCGCATGCTTATCCGGCAGGTCATCGACAAGTGCCGGAAAATCTATGAGAAGAAGCACCCTCTCTCAAAGGTGAAGCTGATCAAGGTCCACGACTTCATCCATGATCGGTTGGCCGCCACTATCACCATTGACGATCTAGCCTCCGTGGCCGGATACAGCCCGTCCCGCTTCCTCGTGCTATTCCGGAATGCCACCGGCTTTTCCCCTCACCAGTATGTCATGCAGCAACGCCTGGAACGGGCTCGCGAATTGATCCTGCGCACCGACCTCCCGATCAACGCGATCGCTGCGGAGTGCGGTTTCTCGGACCAAAGCCATCTCATCCGCCTCTTCAAGAGACACACGGGTTTCACTCCCAATCGATTCAGGAAATGA